Genomic DNA from Clostridium sp. BJN0013:
TTTTAAATTATATAATATTGAAAGATTACATAGATTATTTTACTTTTATATTTTTGGTTTTAATCTTTTAACTTCAATTCCATAAATCTTGTACCTTTTATTGGATTATATACATATGGTTCAATATCATAGAAACCAAAGGATACATATAAATCCTGAGCTTTTTTCATCGCTTCAAGAGTATCCAGTCTCATGTAACTATAATTAAGCCTTAAGGCCTCTTGAATTATTATATTAACAAGTTTTTTTCCAATACCTAATTTTCTATAAGTATCTCTAACGTACAATCTTTTCATTTCGCATATATTTTTAGAAATTTTGCGGAGTGCAATAGTACCTGCTGCTTTGTTATCAACCAGTGCTAATATTAAAATTCCATAAGGTGTCCCGTATTTTCCCGGCAGTACTTTAACCTCTGTCTCGAAATTCTGAAAGTATAGATCTATTTTAAGTGATTGCGCATATTCTAAAAAAAGTTTCCTTACTTCTTCTACCATGATGCTTTGTTTATATACATGTTCAAATCGAATAATAGAATTACTAATATTAAAATTAGATTTCATAAATTATAAATCACCTCACTTGAAACTATTTAGCTCCACTTTTAAACAAGTTCAACAACAGATATAATCCTATACTATCTATAAATTTTGAATAATTGCATAACTTTCAATAAATGCACCTATGAGCACAAAAAACAAACCTAGCAAAACAATCCACTTATATAAAAAAATTTGTATGGTTGAAACAATAAAACTTTTTGATGTTTCCCAGCTTTGTAAAAAATTTTTACTTTTCAAAAAACCATCTGGCAGCAAATAATAACTTACAATTGAAGTGCCAAAAAAAATCATAAGATATAAAGCAGCGGTTGTAAAAATTCTTATTGTTACTTTTTCATGAACTAAACCTTGTTTTATAAATTTTATATTAAAAACCTCCCATAACAAACATTAAACTTGCCACTTCTAATTTTTCATCAACTACCCGTTCACAAACACCTATCCAAAAACATTCATCAAAAAATACTGTGAATTTACTTCTTACTATATTCATAAAGTTCTTCCTAAGTAAATTAACTAAAGAATGGACAACCTTAGGAGGCAGGTTACTGACAGTTAAATCCTAACTGCGTCCGGACTATCAACCGGAATTGTATTTTTATCTTTGCTGCTTAAATACTAGCTTTTTTAGTGGTGCCTGTCAAGGTTGACACCAATTTCACACCAATTTGTATTATATCGCTTCGAGCAATTCCAATGCTTCTTCTTTCTCTTTTTTAAATACATGAAT
This window encodes:
- a CDS encoding GNAT family N-acetyltransferase; translated protein: MKSNFNISNSIIRFEHVYKQSIMVEEVRKLFLEYAQSLKIDLYFQNFETEVKVLPGKYGTPYGILILALVDNKAAGTIALRKISKNICEMKRLYVRDTYRKLGIGKKLVNIIIQEALRLNYSYMRLDTLEAMKKAQDLYVSFGFYDIEPYVYNPIKGTRFMELKLKD
- a CDS encoding DUF2992 family protein: MNIVRSKFTVFFDECFWIGVCERVVDEKLEVASLMFVMGGF